The genomic stretch CTGCAGGAGATTATGAGGTGTCTTATATGGTGTTTTTAGCCCCAGGAAATACAATGCTAGCTTTTGAAACAGAAGTACAAGGAGGCGCAACTACAAGTTGGGACATTTCTTCTTTACCTAGAGGACAATGGGTAGAAATAAGTAAATCAATTAATCTTGCTACCAATTTAACCAATAAAAAGTTTGATTTAAAAATAAATGCTGCAGACAATGCTGGTGTAACTGGAGAGCAGATTATGTATTTTGATGATTTAAGTTGGAGACTATTAGAAGCTAGATAATAAAAATAAATTTTGTCAGGTTAAAAAAAGACTGCCACTTTGTAGGCAGTTCTTTTTTTAATTTAAAGTAATTACAATAATTTAAAACTGATTATGTTAAGAAAAAACTATTTAAGTTTACTAATATTAGTAACTGTCACATTATTTATTGGTTGTAAATCTGATAAAAATAAAGAAGAAGTAAAACAAGCAGCTGAAGAAAACATTTCTACTAAACCGAACATAGTAGTTATATATCTTGACGATTTAGGCTATGGAGATGTAAGCTCTTACGGAGCCACAGAATTACAAACACCAAACATAGATGCATTAGCAACTGGCGGAATAAAATTTACAAACGGTTACGCATCTTCTGCAACGTGTACACCAAGTCGATACGCTTTACTTACGGGGATGTATCCGTGGAGAAACAAAAAAGCTAAAATATTACCAGGAACTGCACCACTATTAATAAGTACAGAGCAGCAAACCTTACCAAAAATGTTAAAAGCTCAAGACTACCAAACTGCAATAGTTGGTAAATGGCATTTAGGTTTAGGAACAGGAATGGTAAATTGGAATCAACGTGTTTCACCTGGGCCAAATGAAGTTGGTTTTGATGAAGCTTACATCTTAGCGGCAACTCAAGATCGGGTTCCAACGGTATACATTGACAATGGAAATGTGGTAGGTTTAGATCCAAACGATCCAATATCGGTCAATTACAAAGAAAATTTTAAAGGTGAACCAACTGCGGTTTCAAATCCAGAAATGGTAGACATGAAATGGCATCACGGACATAATAACAGTATTGTAAATGGTATTGGTAGAATTGGTTACATGAAAGGTGGTGAAGCTGCAAAGTGGAGCGATGTGGACATGGCAGATCATTTCTTAGAAAAAGCACAGAATTATGTAAAAACACATAAAAACAAGCCGTTTTTTTTATACTATGCAATGCAACAACCGCATGTACCTAGAACACCGCATCCAAGATTTGCAGGTAAATCTGGTTTAGGACCAAGAGGCGATGTTATTTTGGAAGCAGATTGGTGTATTGGCGAATTTATGAAAACATTAAAAGAAGAAGGTCTCTTAGAAAATACGCTAATTGTTTTTTCAAGTGATAATGGACCCGTATTAAATGATGGTTATTACGATGATGCAGTTGAAAAAATAGGAAAACACGATCCAAATGGTGGACTTAGAGGTGGAAAATACAGCATATTTGAAGCTGGAACTCGTGTGCCTTTCATAACGTATTGGAAAGGGAAAATTCAACCAGGAACGTCTGATGCAATTGTATGTCAAATGGACTTATTAGCATCCTTAGCAAACTTAGTTGGTACGGAAGATACCACAACAGACAGTCAAGATTTACTCAATGTTTTAATGGGAGAATCTAAAAAAGGAAGAGAAAATTTAGTTATCGAAGCCACAGGGAAAACAGCATTGCGTCATGGAGATTGGTTAATGATTCCGCCATACAAAGGAAAAAATTTCAGAGAAAAAGTAGGAATAGAAGTAGGGAATCTTCCTGATTTTCAACTCTATAATTTAAAAGAAGATCTTGCGCAAAAAAATAATTTAGCAACATCCAATCCTAAAAAACTAA from Kordia antarctica encodes the following:
- a CDS encoding sulfatase family protein produces the protein MLRKNYLSLLILVTVTLFIGCKSDKNKEEVKQAAEENISTKPNIVVIYLDDLGYGDVSSYGATELQTPNIDALATGGIKFTNGYASSATCTPSRYALLTGMYPWRNKKAKILPGTAPLLISTEQQTLPKMLKAQDYQTAIVGKWHLGLGTGMVNWNQRVSPGPNEVGFDEAYILAATQDRVPTVYIDNGNVVGLDPNDPISVNYKENFKGEPTAVSNPEMVDMKWHHGHNNSIVNGIGRIGYMKGGEAAKWSDVDMADHFLEKAQNYVKTHKNKPFFLYYAMQQPHVPRTPHPRFAGKSGLGPRGDVILEADWCIGEFMKTLKEEGLLENTLIVFSSDNGPVLNDGYYDDAVEKIGKHDPNGGLRGGKYSIFEAGTRVPFITYWKGKIQPGTSDAIVCQMDLLASLANLVGTEDTTTDSQDLLNVLMGESKKGRENLVIEATGKTALRHGDWLMIPPYKGKNFREKVGIEVGNLPDFQLYNLKEDLAQKNNLATSNPKKLTEMIAIFESLRGKDYIKNVKEVIFR